From Acinetobacter sp. ASP199, the proteins below share one genomic window:
- a CDS encoding DUF5713 family protein, protein MFADLLLPMFDDEYYPDILVAEVKQHIERFAKKVTKSGLSEYEIYQFANATVAEINEMKPQFEDLDSSLDDTAADYIAEAMMMVVQEQGYFQIEMEELVATREW, encoded by the coding sequence ATGTTTGCAGATTTACTTCTCCCAATGTTCGATGATGAATATTATCCCGATATTCTGGTTGCTGAAGTAAAGCAGCACATCGAACGCTTTGCCAAAAAGGTGACAAAATCTGGTTTATCTGAATACGAGATTTATCAGTTTGCCAATGCGACTGTGGCAGAAATTAATGAAATGAAGCCACAGTTTGAAGACCTGGATTCCTCTTTAGATGATACCGCAGCAGATTATATTGCTGAAGCCATGATGATGGTGGTACAGGAACAGGGATACTTTCAAATTGAAATGGAAGAGCTGGTCGCCACCCGTGAATGGTAA
- the folP gene encoding dihydropteroate synthase codes for MQLMPLLPRIWTFGHLKLDLSQPHVMGILNVTPDSFSDGGKHNSKDAAVARALEMMAEGATVIDVGGESTRPGASAVEVEEEIRRVVPVVEELAKHNVIISIDTSQPEVIKAAVKAGAHIWNDVRALTRPNALATAAELDIPVIIMHMRGEPTTMNNLDQYEDVTLDVIAELKQRVQDALDAGVKPEHIMIDPGFGFAKNAEQNLKLLNELYKLNQLGYPMLSALSRKRFIGQVLNGAEAVERAVGSVAAHLLSIQQGACMVRAHDVKATADAIKVWKAMQAAV; via the coding sequence ATGCAGCTGATGCCGTTATTACCACGCATATGGACATTTGGACACTTAAAACTGGATCTGTCTCAGCCGCATGTGATGGGAATTTTGAATGTCACACCGGATTCATTCAGTGATGGAGGCAAACATAATTCGAAAGATGCCGCAGTCGCCCGCGCATTGGAAATGATGGCTGAAGGTGCAACTGTGATTGATGTCGGTGGTGAGTCGACCCGTCCAGGCGCATCAGCGGTCGAAGTAGAAGAAGAAATTCGCCGTGTGGTGCCAGTAGTTGAAGAGCTGGCCAAGCACAATGTCATCATTTCAATTGATACTTCACAGCCAGAAGTAATTAAAGCTGCAGTCAAGGCTGGGGCACATATCTGGAATGATGTTCGTGCACTGACGCGCCCCAATGCTTTGGCAACAGCTGCTGAGCTGGATATTCCTGTGATCATTATGCATATGCGTGGTGAACCTACGACGATGAATAATCTGGATCAGTATGAAGATGTCACGCTTGATGTCATTGCAGAATTAAAACAGCGGGTGCAGGATGCTTTAGATGCAGGGGTAAAACCTGAGCATATTATGATTGATCCCGGTTTTGGATTTGCCAAAAATGCCGAACAGAATCTTAAGCTACTGAATGAATTGTACAAACTGAATCAACTCGGCTATCCAATGTTGTCTGCACTGTCACGTAAACGCTTTATTGGACAGGTACTGAACGGGGCAGAAGCTGTAGAGCGCGCAGTGGGATCAGTGGCAGCACATTTGCTGAGTATTCAACAAGGTGCCTGCATGGTACGGGCACACGATGTGAAAGCAACTGCAGATGCGATTAAAGTCTGGAAGGCCATGCAAGCCGCAGTTTAA
- a CDS encoding GNAT family protein: MKLPVLESSIYQLRLEPLTWEHFADLEAACAEGNLGDVLYNSVPYLSKLKQYVQLAFDQQAQGTRMAFAVIDLISGRTIGTTSYHDIKPEIPRFYIGYTWYAQRYQRTYVNRVCKYLLLSHAFEQLNAQVVGFRTDHLNLTSQKAIEALGAKRDGVIRCHMLRKDGQTVRDSYIYSILESEWADVKLQLQSRLMQYSNKQQFEI; encoded by the coding sequence ATGAAGCTGCCAGTTTTAGAATCCAGTATTTATCAGCTACGTTTAGAGCCGCTGACTTGGGAACATTTTGCAGATTTAGAAGCAGCTTGTGCTGAAGGAAACCTAGGTGATGTGCTTTATAATTCTGTACCTTACTTGAGCAAGTTAAAACAATATGTACAGCTGGCTTTTGATCAACAGGCGCAGGGCACCAGGATGGCTTTTGCTGTGATCGATTTAATATCTGGCCGAACAATTGGCACCACCAGTTATCATGATATCAAACCTGAAATTCCACGCTTTTATATTGGCTATACCTGGTATGCACAGCGCTATCAGCGTACTTATGTGAATCGGGTCTGTAAATATCTCTTATTGAGTCATGCTTTTGAGCAGCTTAATGCTCAGGTCGTGGGCTTCCGCACTGATCATCTGAATCTAACAAGTCAAAAAGCCATAGAAGCTCTAGGAGCGAAACGGGATGGCGTCATTCGATGTCATATGCTGCGTAAGGATGGTCAGACAGTTCGGGATAGTTATATCTACAGTATTTTGGAAAGTGAATGGGCGGATGTGAAATTGCAACTACAATCCCGACTGATGCAATACTCCAATAAACAGCAGTTTGAAATCTAG
- the ftsH gene encoding ATP-dependent zinc metalloprotease FtsH: MSDLFKNAVLWLVILGVLVLIFSNVSDRNQPTTMNYSEFVAAVNDGQIKQVTIDGERIRGEKSNGSEFESIRPAVQDPELMPNLIKNNVVVEGTAPQRQGLLMQLLIASFPVLLIILLFMFFMRNMGGGAGGKNGPMSFGKSKAKMLSEDQIKVTFTDVAGCDEAKQEVVEIVDFLKDPAKFKRLGATIPKGVLMVGPPGTGKTLLAKAIAGEAKVPFFSISGSDFVEMFVGVGASRVRDMFEQAKRHAPCIIFIDEIDAVGRHRGSGTGGGHDEREQTLNQMLVEMDGFEGNEGIIVIAATNRADVLDKALLRPGRFDRQVMVGLPDIKGREQILNVHLKKLPSTTGVDIKVLARGTPGFSGAQLANLVNEAALFAARRNKNTVDMHDFEDAKDKLYMGPERKSMVLREEERRATAYHEAGHAIVAEMLPGTDPVHKVTIMPRGWALGVTWQLPEHDQTSHYKDKMLNDLSILFGGRIAEEVFINQMSTGASNDFERATKLARAMVTKYGMSDKLGVMVYEEDSQQSFMGSIGSRSISEATQQQVDAEVRRIIDEQYRVARDILENNKDIAHAMVKALLEWETIDREQIRDIMEGREPKPPKVYVAENPVIDVTPKDGPLTPPPLPAN, translated from the coding sequence TTGAGCGATCTTTTTAAGAATGCCGTATTGTGGCTCGTGATACTGGGTGTGCTGGTGCTCATCTTCAGCAACGTCAGTGATCGCAATCAGCCGACAACAATGAACTATTCAGAGTTCGTTGCAGCGGTGAATGACGGCCAGATTAAGCAAGTGACAATAGATGGCGAAAGAATTCGTGGTGAGAAATCAAATGGTTCCGAGTTTGAAAGTATTCGCCCGGCAGTTCAGGATCCTGAACTGATGCCAAATCTCATCAAGAACAACGTGGTTGTTGAAGGTACTGCACCACAACGCCAAGGCTTGTTGATGCAGTTGCTTATCGCAAGTTTCCCTGTGCTCTTAATCATTTTGTTATTCATGTTCTTTATGCGCAACATGGGTGGCGGTGCAGGCGGCAAGAATGGCCCGATGAGCTTCGGTAAGTCGAAGGCAAAAATGCTGTCTGAAGACCAGATTAAAGTGACTTTTACTGACGTTGCGGGTTGTGATGAAGCAAAACAGGAAGTGGTCGAAATTGTTGACTTCCTGAAAGATCCAGCAAAATTCAAACGTCTGGGTGCGACTATTCCTAAGGGTGTCCTGATGGTGGGCCCTCCAGGTACAGGTAAAACCCTGCTTGCAAAAGCGATTGCAGGTGAAGCAAAAGTCCCATTCTTCAGTATTTCCGGTTCTGACTTCGTAGAAATGTTCGTGGGTGTCGGTGCATCTCGTGTACGTGACATGTTTGAACAGGCGAAACGCCATGCACCATGTATCATCTTCATCGATGAGATTGATGCTGTTGGTCGTCACCGTGGTTCAGGTACTGGTGGTGGTCATGATGAGCGTGAGCAGACACTGAACCAGATGCTGGTAGAAATGGACGGTTTCGAAGGCAATGAAGGCATTATCGTGATCGCGGCAACTAACCGTGCCGATGTACTGGATAAAGCTTTACTTCGTCCAGGCCGTTTTGACCGTCAAGTCATGGTGGGCTTGCCAGACATCAAAGGTCGTGAACAAATCTTGAATGTTCACTTGAAGAAACTGCCTTCTACAACGGGCGTAGATATTAAAGTCCTGGCTCGTGGTACACCTGGTTTCTCTGGTGCCCAGTTGGCGAACCTTGTAAACGAAGCAGCATTATTTGCAGCACGTCGTAACAAGAATACTGTCGATATGCACGACTTTGAAGATGCGAAAGACAAGCTGTACATGGGTCCTGAACGTAAATCGATGGTGCTTCGTGAAGAAGAGCGTCGTGCAACGGCTTACCATGAAGCGGGTCATGCGATTGTTGCTGAAATGCTGCCAGGTACAGACCCTGTGCATAAGGTAACCATCATGCCGCGTGGTTGGGCATTGGGTGTAACATGGCAGTTGCCTGAACACGACCAAACCAGTCATTACAAAGACAAGATGTTGAATGATCTTTCTATCTTGTTTGGGGGCCGTATTGCTGAAGAAGTCTTCATTAACCAGATGTCGACAGGTGCTTCAAACGACTTTGAACGTGCAACCAAACTTGCGCGTGCGATGGTGACCAAATACGGTATGTCTGACAAATTGGGTGTCATGGTCTATGAAGAGGACTCTCAACAGTCATTCATGGGCAGCATCGGTAGCCGTAGTATTTCAGAAGCAACGCAGCAACAAGTCGATGCTGAAGTTCGTCGTATTATTGATGAGCAATACCGTGTTGCACGCGATATCCTTGAAAATAACAAAGATATTGCCCATGCAATGGTGAAAGCATTACTTGAGTGGGAAACCATTGATCGCGAACAAATTCGTGACATCATGGAAGGTCGTGAGCCTAAGCCACCAAAGGTATATGTTGCTGAAAATCCTGTGATTGATGTAACACCGAAGGATGGTCCATTGACTCCTCCGCCATTACCAGCGAACTAA